The genomic stretch ACCTAATGTATGACCAGGTCATTGATTAATAGTCTTTTGCTGCCAATCGCTAATTCCAATTAAGTGTGTCCAATTTTCAATATTTCTCTCTTTCTATGATGTCGAATCACAACCCAACATTAGCTATATGTAATTCTTTAAACCTTGCCTGCTTCCTAACCCTTAACCTAAcacaaaaatgcagaaaaataattaGACGGCAACGCGGATTCACATATTAAATGCTTTGCTAACTAATTTCACTCCATCTGTTTCTAAACCTTTTCATCATCCTTCTTGTTTTACTCTCTATTTTATCGATTAAATACCTACGAAAGCAGATTGGAATTTCTCCTAAGAATCATCGTTCTCTGTTCTTTGTCCTCACCTTCTTCCCTTAGTGCTACTTATAATTAGCAAGATTATTCCATTGTCTTCTTCATTATTCAAGACCTAGCTCGATCTACTCTCTAAGCCATTTTTCCTAATGGGAGACAGCACCACCAGTCTCGCCAAGGCGAGGAATGAGCTCGAAGACCTCTACCTCGGCGTCCCAGATGAGTCGGTCGACCTCAGTTTTAAGGACCTTACGAGCTTTCAAGAAAATGGAGTAACTGAAAAAAAGGTCAGCAGCATGGTACGAATCGACGAGGAATCAGTACTCGAGGCGCTTAAGGCCTCGCCGATCAACAAGTCGCCGAGTATTGATTTCTCAAAGGGTCTACAAGGAGCTAATAAAAGCTACGGGGTCGAAGTCGAATTGTTTCGCGAGCGGCTTCTGCAGAACAACTTCAAGAGGAGCAGCAAGAGCGCGGCAATGATGTTGGAGCGCAGCAACGCTTACGATGATATGAGCGGGCTGAGCATGACGAGCACTGCGGTCAGAGAGACAGGGAGGAGAAGACAACCTGGCATCCCTCACTCTAACATCTGTGCTCTCTGCAGTATTTACATCTACATTTTTAGGCATAGATGCTTGGTGAGGacctataaattaattaaaatgacattacaattaatttaatttcctGCCATCTGgaatttgaattgcatgcatATCTATTGTTTTAGGTTTGTGGAAGAGTATATTGCAGGAGCTGCGTAGGCAGTGGCATGGGAGAGATGTCTGAAGGAAGGAAATGCGTGGAATGTTTGGGGAGAAGGTTCAGCCAAAGGTCACTTAACCTAGAAGTTCAATTTATAGTATATATAGTCATGCATGACACGAGTTAATTTgctctttaattaatatatagGTACATCAAAAGGGCAGGCAAGGCATTATGTTGTTGGAGGTATCCCAGTAGAGTGAAAGTGCAAGAGCTCATGTGGGCGGAGAAGGGGCCAAGGAGGAGCGGCGAGAGGCAATATCGAAGTGGA from Zingiber officinale cultivar Zhangliang chromosome 5B, Zo_v1.1, whole genome shotgun sequence encodes the following:
- the LOC121987370 gene encoding extra-large guanine nucleotide-binding protein 3-like; amino-acid sequence: MGDSTTSLAKARNELEDLYLGVPDESVDLSFKDLTSFQENGVTEKKVSSMVRIDEESVLEALKASPINKSPSIDFSKGLQGANKSYGVEVELFRERLLQNNFKRSSKSAAMMLERSNAYDDMSGLSMTSTAVRETGRRRQPGIPHSNICALCSIYIYIFRHRCLVCGRVYCRSCVGSGMGEMSEGRKCVECLGRRFSQRYIKRAGKALCCWRYPSRVKVQELMWAEKGPRRSGERQYRSGVSSAIRSPVSMIGSPRVASRLGSPVKMVGMPSAAAQYSIGHESSFMASPMRSPSPHAFPL